The genomic interval ATATTCACAATGTGCCCATTATGTTTTGTCCTGTCTGTCACCGTGTAGATATTCATTATTTAATCGAAAATGAATATGAGATACTAGCCGAATATGCACATGGCGACGGTGCTGCTGAAGTTGATTTTCAGGAGTACGTAGAGCAAGAAGGCAAGGCGCTGCTTGAGAATTGTGTTAACCATGAGAATGAGGATCCAATGGATGTTGTCCACAGTCAAATCGATATGGCGCTTGATTTGCTAAGCTTTGCCAAGCAAATTGAGGATACGGAATGGCAGCTTGTTCTTAAGAAGCGTCTAGGGATGCTCAACAATAGAAGGAATAAGCTCCGTCAACGCCGTACTTCCGTTTAGTTTTTTAAACATGAATGGTGAGCCCTCCTTCACGGGGGCTTTTCTTTTTTTGAAAATATAAAAATGTATCATTTTGTAATTTTTTAAGTTCGTTTGTTTCTCAATCAACGGTTCTCTGGCGATATAAAGGACACTAAAGATGCTTTTTAATGTAAATTAAGATTTTCTCAGAATGTACCCCCCGAAACCGGGCAGACAGAAACGAATCATACTAATAGTGAGGTGGAGCGGTTGTTACTTGTTTTGTTCAAACGCTTTCTGCGGAAGTCTGTTTCTGCCAAAGTAGCAGAGGATGAGCAGAAGCTCACTCCAGAACAATGGGTTGCTCAAATTCGTGAAGGTGACGAGCTGCTGCGTGAGCAGTTCATAGCAGACTATAAGCCTTATATAATCAAAGTTACAAGTCGATTTTGTAAACGGTATATCGATCCGAGTCGAGATGATGAATTCAGCATAGCGCTGCTCGCATTTAATGAAGCCATCAATCAATTTTCCAGCAGTGCTGGAAAATCATTTCTCGGATTTGCTGAAACCGTCATTCGTCGTCGGCTTATTGACCATGTCCGAAAAGAACAGAGGCATTCTCAGGTTGTGCCTTACAGTATGTTCGACTCAGAGGATGAGGAGCAGCCTCAATATAATTCAGTCGAGACAAGACAAGCGATGACTGCATTTGAAATGAAGCGCACAGAGGACGAGAGAAGGCTTGAGATTACTGAGCTTAATCAAGAGCTTTTGCGATTTGGCATTTCCTTTGCAGAATTGGTAGACAATTCTCCCAAGCATACCGATTCAAGAAAGCTGTTGATTGGTATCGCGCAAACGCTTGTAAGTGAAACGGACTTATTAGATTCTTTAAGGCAAACGAATAAGCTGGCTGTAAAAGAGCTGACCGAAATGTGCGGTGTTTCTCGCAAAACGGTGGAAAGAAATCGAAAATACATTATTGCTATCGCACTAATCATTTCTGGAACATACCCTTACATGCATGATTATTTACATATATCCGATGAGCACATCGTTGAGAATAAGGAGGCAAGCAAATGAAACGTGGAGTCGTTATGAGCATTCATAAGCAGTATGCAGTTGTGATGACGGCAGACGGTCAATTTTTGCAGGCCCCTATTCAGGGAACTACACAAATCGGAGAAGAAGTCACATTCGAAGAAGAGTTTAAGAAGCGCGTCATCCAGAGGCCGATTTATTGGTATGGAAGTGCTGCCGCCCTTATTCTGATTCTCTTTGTTCCACTTTTATTTTTCATGCAAAGAGACTCACAATCCGTAGTTGCTTACGTGAGCATGGATATTAATCCAAGCGTAGAGCTGGGCGTCGATGAAAACGAGAAGGTACGTGAGCTTCGCGCACTTAATGAAGATGGAGAAGTCATTATTAAAGGTCTCAAATACGCAGGTATTCATGTGGAAGAGGTTGCTGCTTCAATATTGGAGAGGGCTAAAGGCTCACATTACCTGGATACGCCAAACAAAGATATTTTTATTACGAGTGTTTTATTAGACGACAATTTTGCGAGTAAAGGCGATTTTGAGAATATTTTGACGGGAAAAGTCGACGAGAAACTGAGAATGCTGCTCGCTCAGCTTGAGGCAGAAGCAGCAAGCGCTACAATTACAACGTTGTCGCTGCCTAATGAGGTGCGTGAGGAAGCAGCTATAAATGGTATTTCTTCAGGCAAGATGGCCGTATATTTAATGGCAAAGGATGAAGGCTACAGTATCGAATTGGAGCAATTGAAAAAGCAATCCATCGATCAGGCAACAGCGTCTATCGGCGGCGTGAAGACGATTGTAAGCAATGCGGGAGATACGAGCAAAGAAAAGCTCAAGAAGCTGGTAGCACTGGAAAAAGAGGATAAGGTTAAGCAGCAAAAGGAAGAAACAAAGACGAAACCGAAACCGATTAAACCGACTACGACTCCAACTGCAAACAAGCCAGTAAAAGTGGAAAAACCAACTAAACCTGTCGTTAGCGGAGTAAATAAAGGAAACGCAACTAATAAGCCCAATAAAAACGGGACATGGGGCAACAAGCCGGTAATTACGCCAGGGAAACCAACTAAGCCAGTTCAGCCTACAAAGCC from Paenibacillus sp. FSL K6-3182 carries:
- the sigI gene encoding RNA polymerase sigma factor SigI: MLLVLFKRFLRKSVSAKVAEDEQKLTPEQWVAQIREGDELLREQFIADYKPYIIKVTSRFCKRYIDPSRDDEFSIALLAFNEAINQFSSSAGKSFLGFAETVIRRRLIDHVRKEQRHSQVVPYSMFDSEDEEQPQYNSVETRQAMTAFEMKRTEDERRLEITELNQELLRFGISFAELVDNSPKHTDSRKLLIGIAQTLVSETDLLDSLRQTNKLAVKELTEMCGVSRKTVERNRKYIIAIALIISGTYPYMHDYLHISDEHIVENKEASK
- a CDS encoding anti-sigma factor domain-containing protein; its protein translation is MKRGVVMSIHKQYAVVMTADGQFLQAPIQGTTQIGEEVTFEEEFKKRVIQRPIYWYGSAAALILILFVPLLFFMQRDSQSVVAYVSMDINPSVELGVDENEKVRELRALNEDGEVIIKGLKYAGIHVEEVAASILERAKGSHYLDTPNKDIFITSVLLDDNFASKGDFENILTGKVDEKLRMLLAQLEAEAASATITTLSLPNEVREEAAINGISSGKMAVYLMAKDEGYSIELEQLKKQSIDQATASIGGVKTIVSNAGDTSKEKLKKLVALEKEDKVKQQKEETKTKPKPIKPTTTPTANKPVKVEKPTKPVVSGVNKGNATNKPNKNGTWGNKPVITPGKPTKPVQPTKPSGGKNDHKDDDKNNNNHNHDRNNDDYDDDDNDRNRDRNTNRNNNVNSQQGKQENDNWKNRYDDKKDKEWKHDWDRWYKGRGSNNND